A section of the Campylobacter lanienae NCTC 13004 genome encodes:
- a CDS encoding DNA polymerase III subunit gamma/tau, protein MKALALKYRPKSFDELIGQDVVANTLSHALDSNRLGHAYLFSGLRGSGKTSSARIFAKALLCQKGISAHPCEVCPNCIMANENRHMDIIEMDAASHRKIDDIRELIEQTKYSPSSARFKIFIIDEVHMLTKEAFNALLKTLEEPPDYVKFILATTDPLKLPATVLSRTQHFRFHSIAKASVVKHLEFILNKEGIEFEPRALEVLARSGGGSLRDTLTLLDQAIIYSHEKLTHKIVVDMLGLLDPAKIDEIFAVVNSKDKNELLKLLSELQSYDSSAIIDELIENLKYKFIHQNSEFSLLIFERFFRILSEAKSMLNNSADPEFVLFITLFMMVEAFNLTNINDAISALKSTPNLAPNPPSSNKLISSPSALKPKPKDDYQIFVDHLYDKSYELGVLFDECVSLKGLENGLLTLDFAMDDEQLAFARKHYNDVILPAAKSIYGESIKLNVNKQTPIKPTPLSQAPMPPITQQNSEPKTQINEPKPINEPSSVLSLKSSLSQEDMNLKELKRLFGEPQILSNS, encoded by the coding sequence TTGAAAGCTTTAGCACTCAAATATCGCCCAAAGAGCTTTGATGAATTAATAGGCCAAGATGTGGTGGCAAATACGCTATCTCACGCCTTAGACTCTAATAGATTAGGTCATGCGTATCTATTTTCGGGGCTTAGAGGGAGTGGCAAAACTAGTAGCGCTAGGATTTTTGCTAAGGCTTTATTGTGTCAAAAGGGTATAAGCGCTCATCCGTGCGAAGTTTGCCCAAATTGTATAATGGCTAATGAAAATCGACATATGGATATCATAGAGATGGACGCAGCAAGTCATCGTAAAATTGATGATATCAGAGAGCTAATCGAGCAGACAAAATACTCACCAAGTAGTGCGAGATTTAAGATATTTATCATTGATGAGGTTCATATGCTAACCAAAGAGGCCTTTAATGCGCTTTTAAAGACGCTTGAAGAGCCACCTGATTATGTTAAATTTATTTTAGCGACTACTGATCCGCTGAAATTACCAGCTACTGTTTTATCACGGACTCAACATTTTAGATTTCACTCTATTGCTAAGGCTAGTGTGGTGAAGCATTTGGAGTTTATATTAAATAAAGAAGGGATTGAATTTGAGCCAAGAGCCTTAGAGGTATTAGCTAGAAGTGGTGGTGGTAGCCTTAGAGATACTCTTACTTTGCTTGATCAAGCTATTATCTATTCACACGAAAAGCTCACACATAAGATTGTTGTAGATATGCTAGGACTACTTGATCCAGCCAAGATCGATGAGATATTTGCTGTTGTGAATTCCAAGGATAAAAATGAGCTTTTAAAGCTTTTAAGTGAGTTACAAAGCTATGATTCTAGCGCTATCATCGATGAGTTAATAGAGAATTTAAAATACAAATTTATCCATCAAAATAGCGAATTTTCTTTATTGATTTTTGAGAGATTTTTTAGAATTCTAAGCGAAGCAAAGTCAATGCTAAATAACTCTGCTGATCCTGAATTTGTGCTATTTATAACACTATTTATGATGGTTGAAGCCTTTAATCTTACTAATATAAATGATGCTATTTCGGCTTTGAAATCCACGCCAAATTTAGCCCCAAATCCACCATCATCAAATAAGCTTATATCATCACCATCAGCTTTAAAGCCAAAACCAAAAGATGATTATCAAATTTTTGTAGATCATCTCTATGATAAGAGTTATGAATTAGGCGTGCTTTTTGATGAGTGTGTGAGCTTAAAAGGGTTAGAAAATGGCCTTTTAACTCTTGATTTTGCTATGGATGATGAGCAATTAGCCTTTGCTAGAAAGCACTATAATGATGTGATTTTACCAGCTGCGAAGTCTATCTATGGTGAGTCTATTAAGCTAAATGTCAATAAGCAAACCCCCATAAAGCCAACTCCACTAAGCCAAGCTCCAATGCCACCAATAACCCAGCAAAATAGCGAGCCAAAAACGCAAATTAATGAGCCAAAACCTATTAATGAGCCTAGTAGTGTGTTGAGTTTAAAGTCATCGCTTAGCCAAGAGGATATGAATTTAAAAGAGTTAAAACGGCTGTTTGGAGAGCCGCAGATTTTATCAAATAGTTAG